The window TCCTTAGTAGTTACTTATGTTCACACTAATAGCTAGCTGGAAAGCTGTTATTTACCTTATGTACAACGTGGCTGAACTTCAATTCCGCCAATCTCATTGTACAGTATAATTTTGATAGTAATCAAAGTTTGTCTTGTTAAagagaaaaaccaaaaaaataataaataaacaatcagACATTGCCCCCACCTGAGCAACCATTCGAGCAATTATTGCCGAGCATTTCTGATGGCAGTCTGCCCCATTTAAATTCTTGCACGAATCAAATATCTTTTCAGCTGCCAAATTTCTTACACTTATTTGCTGTTCTGGAGTCAAGTCAACGTATGGAGGAAGCTGAGGCAATTCCTCACAGGTATCTTCAGATGCAGCTGCATTCGTAACTGATGGAGAATACGGATTGTATTCTATAGAAGACGATGTATCATCCCTCTTTGTTGCCGAGTCATCGACCAAATTAACTGCAACTAAATCATCATCAGCTTTTCCAACAGCAGTAGAAAAGGGATCCAGAGGGGCATCAATCTCTAATATAGAGTCAACTTTCTCAGCTCTATCAGGAGATTTTGATTTGGGGGTTGGTTGATCTGTTCCAATCGGGAATGGAGTTTCaatgattttttcttcaacttttgttTTAGATATAGAAAATACCGAAGAATTCTCGATTGTCGTAGAAACAGGAACCAAAGCAGATTTTCCCAAAGATATGGAACCATCAACATCAGATGTATTTGAAATTGCCTCTTCCACACTAGAAGCAGAAGATACTCCTCCACGGCGAGGATCAAGGCGGCGGGGATCCTGCATGAGTGAGTAAAATAAACCAATTTATTTAGAGGCAGAGTGGTAGACCTAACACGGACAGAGACATAAATTAATGCATATCCACAGCTGGCTAAATTTACCCTTCTTGGATCGCGTTTAGAGTCAACAGGGAGACTATTGACAGCAGACTCAGCATAAGTTGAACCAGCGGAGGTGGCCAAAGAAAAAGGAGCTTGTGCAGTAGAAACTGAAGTTTGCACAGAACTCAATGGAGCTGATGGTGCCAGAACTTGTCCGTGACTACTTACTTGATGAGTTACAGGTAAGTCCCCATGCCTAGTGGTTGGAGGGGGGGCTTTGGGCAAGTTCTTCATGTTAGTTATGACAATATCAGACAGCAAGTCGGgatgaatatttgaaatcaGAATTTCAAGTGATTCTGCACCTCGCTCCCCTTCAGCTAGTAAGGCACCAATCATTGCAATCATCTGCTCTGCAGGAGTCGATTCAACATCTAATGTAGGAACATCATGGGATGTCCCATTAGAGATGGCACTCTGTCGAGTACCATCTTTTCGCACTGTGGAAATTGGGTGAAAATCTGGACCTAAGCGAACTTGCTTGGAAACCTCATGGCCATTGGGAAGTTCTTCATCGTCCAGAAGCCTAGGTCTTTTTCTTGTAAGATCCACTGATGCATTATGCTGATTTGATGATTGGTCATCCTTTTTATAAGATATATTAATGTTGAGACAAGAAAAGGGAAGCAGTAAGAGACATATATAGCAATAAAGAATAGTGATCATATCAGCACTTGGCCAACCGTACCTTGCCCAGCAAAGCATCACGTGAAGCTCGATCTGCAGCCTTCACCATTTTGTCCACTTGCCTGATTACCTGATCTGCAGCATCTCCAGCATTCATAGCTCTTAAAGCCTTTAGCAACCTGTCTCTTGACTGAAAACCAAGCTATCAGAGAAAAGTGAAATGGGCATCAGTCATTTTCCATGaattaaagtatttatagccattctcattcttaacaagaaattatgaaattaaaacttcaaaagcCCCACAAAAAACAAGCTTCTTCACTGAGGTTTTAAATTCATCCCCCCACCCCACCCACCCACCCAAAACAGAttgatagaaaaataaaatttaaaaaaaaataaataaaataaaaaaataaaaaaatatccaactAGGGACagaaataaatggagaaaattgAGATGCTTCGTGGCAGTttcactaattaattatagagGTTCCACAATCAAAAGGAATAAAAACTTTCCTGCCTCATCAAGGCATCTCACTAacatgacaaaaaaaataaaatgaactcGAGATTTTTCGCTTGCAAACTCAGCCAAAAGCAAAGTAATTATTAAGCAAAGCCAAAAGCAATTATTGAGCAACATTCTATTCTGAAGTTCCATTGCAAAGCTAGCCAAAAGCAAAGTGCAATAGATTCTTATATAATAATGACATGGTGACTCCGTATTGCAATTCCCAGGTGCACAACAAAGTAAAaatcaacatgaaaaaaaCCTAGAGGATTATACATACTTGTGGGAACATGCACGAtcgaaatgaaaatataaactctCAAGTGA of the Cucurbita pepo subsp. pepo cultivar mu-cu-16 unplaced genomic scaffold, ASM280686v2 Cp4.1_scaffold000585, whole genome shotgun sequence genome contains:
- the LOC111785576 gene encoding uncharacterized protein LOC111785576; translation: MVKGRHAASIQYSIRSALLGFLRCLHPAFVELGFQSRDRLLKALRAMNAGDAADQVIRQVDKMVKAADRASRDALLGKDDQSSNQHNASVDLTRKRPRLLDDEELPNGHEVSKQVRLGPDFHPISTVRKDGTRQSAISNGTSHDVPTLDVESTPAEQMIAMIGALLAEGERGAESLEILISNIHPDLLSDIVITNMKNLPKAPPPTTRHGDLPVTHQVSSHGQVLAPSAPLSSVQTSVSTAQAPFSLATSAGSTYAESAVNSLPVDSKRDPRRDPRRLDPRRGGVSSASSVEEAISNTSDVDGSISLGKSALVPVSTTIENSSVFSISKTKVEEKIIETPFPIGTDQPTPKSKSPDRAEKVDSILEIDAPLDPFSTAVGKADDDLVAVNLVDDSATKRDDTSSSIEYNPYSPSVTNAAASEDTCEELPQLPPYVDLTPEQQISVRNLAAEKIFDSCKNLNGADCHQKCSAIIARMVAQVGAMSDCLFIIFLVFLFNKTNFDYYQNYTVQ